The Candidatus Mycolicibacterium alkanivorans genome contains a region encoding:
- a CDS encoding TetR/AcrR family transcriptional regulator, which produces MASPRERMVASAALLIRERGAQATAIADVLEHSGAPRGSAYHYFPGGRTQLLCEAIDYTADYVAAKFEKAASGADLLDGMLSFYRKNLVETDYRAGCPALAVAVEAGEPDSPAPVLDRAAATFERWNGLIAQRFVADGMPAERAKDLAVFVTASLEGAIVLARAARDIAPLDVVHRQLRRLLEAG; this is translated from the coding sequence ATGGCGAGCCCCCGTGAACGCATGGTTGCCTCGGCCGCGCTGCTCATCCGCGAGCGCGGCGCACAAGCGACGGCGATCGCGGACGTCCTCGAGCACAGCGGGGCCCCGCGGGGCTCTGCCTACCACTACTTCCCCGGTGGTCGCACCCAATTGCTCTGCGAGGCAATCGATTACACCGCCGATTACGTGGCGGCCAAGTTTGAGAAGGCCGCCAGCGGTGCTGACCTGCTGGACGGGATGCTCAGCTTCTACCGCAAGAACCTTGTCGAGACCGACTACCGAGCCGGCTGCCCCGCGCTAGCCGTCGCTGTCGAAGCCGGCGAACCGGACTCCCCCGCCCCGGTTCTCGATCGTGCCGCCGCAACATTCGAGCGCTGGAACGGCCTGATCGCCCAGCGGTTCGTCGCCGACGGGATGCCCGCCGAGCGGGCCAAGGATCTCGCCGTGTTCGTGACCGCCTCCCTGGAGGGCGCCATCGTGCTCGCGCGCGCGGCCCGCGACATCGCGCCTCTCGACGTCGTCCACCGACAGCTACGCCGCCTGCTCGAGGCCGGCTAG
- a CDS encoding molybdopterin-dependent oxidoreductase, producing the protein MSADWHPTACILCECNCGIVVQTDGGHLAKIRGDKDHPTSRGYTCNKALRLDHYQNNPSRLTSPLRRRPDGSYQEIDWDTAVTEIAAGFKRIAETYGGNKIFYYGGGGQGNHLGGAYSSAFLKPLGSRYRSNALAQEKTGEYWVDAHFYGGHTRGEFEHAEVSVFVGKNPWMSQSFPRARTVLNEIAKDPARSMIVIDPVLTDTAKMADFHLRVKPGADAWCLAALAAVLVQENICDEAFLADHVDGADVVRDVLRTVPIDDYAKHSGVDNELLRAVARRIAAADSVSVFEDLGVQQAPNSTLCSYLDKLLWILTGSFAKRGGQHLHSTFAPLFSPGGVGRSPVTGSPIIAGLVPSNVVPQEILTNHPDRFRAMIVESSNPAHSIADSQACRAAFESLELLVVIDVAMTETARLAHYVLPAASQFEKAEATFFNLEFPHNTFHLRHPLFEPLPGTLPEPEIWARLVRALGIVSDDDLRPLREAAEQGRDAYTQAFLTELGANPALGKVLPYALYETLGPTLPDNLKGAAALWGLAQKAAITYPDAVRRAGHADGNALFDAILNTRSGVTFSVHEYADDFALISHPDHKIRLEMPEMLDEIRALRNTRPGLTTPEFPIVLSAGERRAFTANDIIRDPAWRKRDTDGALRVSVEDAEALGLVDGGRARITTAAGSAEARVEISATMQPGHAALPNGYGLDFVDTDGAVRVPGVAPNELTSAEWRDAYAGTPWHKHVPARIENAQSDLATASA; encoded by the coding sequence ATGTCCGCTGACTGGCACCCCACCGCCTGCATCCTGTGCGAGTGCAACTGCGGCATCGTCGTGCAGACCGACGGCGGCCACCTGGCCAAGATCCGCGGCGACAAGGACCATCCCACTTCGCGGGGTTACACCTGCAACAAGGCCCTGCGCCTGGACCACTACCAGAACAACCCGTCGCGACTGACCTCCCCGCTGCGCCGCAGGCCCGACGGCAGCTACCAGGAGATCGACTGGGACACCGCGGTCACCGAGATCGCCGCCGGCTTCAAGCGCATCGCCGAGACCTACGGCGGGAACAAGATCTTCTACTACGGCGGCGGCGGTCAGGGTAACCATCTCGGTGGCGCCTACAGCAGCGCGTTCCTGAAGCCCCTCGGCTCGCGGTACCGCTCCAACGCACTGGCCCAGGAGAAGACCGGCGAGTACTGGGTGGACGCCCACTTCTACGGCGGCCACACCCGCGGCGAGTTCGAGCATGCCGAGGTCTCGGTGTTCGTCGGCAAGAACCCGTGGATGTCGCAGAGCTTCCCGCGGGCCCGCACCGTGCTCAACGAGATCGCCAAGGATCCCGCCCGGTCGATGATCGTGATCGACCCGGTGCTCACCGACACCGCGAAGATGGCCGACTTCCACCTGCGGGTCAAGCCCGGTGCGGACGCCTGGTGCCTGGCCGCCCTGGCGGCGGTGCTGGTACAGGAAAACATCTGCGACGAAGCATTTCTCGCCGACCACGTGGATGGCGCCGACGTGGTACGCGACGTCCTGCGGACCGTGCCGATCGACGACTACGCCAAACACAGCGGCGTCGACAATGAACTGCTGCGCGCGGTGGCCAGGCGGATCGCAGCGGCCGACAGCGTCTCGGTGTTCGAGGACCTCGGTGTGCAGCAGGCACCGAACAGCACACTGTGCTCCTACCTGGACAAGCTGCTGTGGATACTCACCGGAAGCTTCGCCAAACGCGGTGGGCAGCACTTGCATTCGACGTTCGCCCCACTGTTCAGCCCCGGTGGTGTCGGCCGCTCACCGGTGACCGGCTCGCCGATCATCGCCGGCCTGGTGCCGTCCAACGTGGTGCCGCAGGAGATCCTCACCAATCACCCCGACCGGTTCCGCGCCATGATCGTCGAGAGCAGCAACCCGGCGCATTCGATTGCCGACTCCCAGGCGTGCCGTGCGGCTTTCGAGTCGCTGGAACTGCTCGTGGTGATCGACGTGGCCATGACCGAGACGGCGCGGCTGGCCCATTACGTGCTGCCGGCGGCCAGCCAGTTCGAGAAGGCCGAGGCGACGTTCTTCAACCTCGAATTCCCGCACAACACTTTCCATTTGCGTCACCCGCTGTTCGAGCCGCTGCCCGGCACCCTGCCCGAGCCGGAGATCTGGGCACGGCTGGTGCGCGCGCTCGGCATCGTCAGCGACGACGACCTGCGTCCGCTGCGCGAGGCCGCCGAGCAGGGTCGCGACGCCTACACCCAGGCGTTCTTAACCGAGCTCGGCGCCAACCCGGCGCTGGGCAAGGTACTGCCCTACGCCCTCTACGAGACGCTGGGACCCACGTTGCCCGACAACCTGAAAGGTGCTGCGGCACTGTGGGGTTTGGCGCAGAAGGCCGCCATCACCTATCCCGACGCCGTGCGCCGGGCCGGTCACGCCGACGGCAATGCGCTGTTCGATGCGATCCTGAACACCAGGTCGGGAGTGACGTTCAGCGTGCACGAATACGCCGACGATTTCGCCCTGATCAGCCATCCGGACCACAAGATCCGGCTGGAGATGCCGGAGATGCTCGACGAGATCCGCGCGCTGCGCAACACCCGGCCGGGGCTGACCACCCCGGAATTCCCGATCGTGCTGTCGGCCGGTGAACGCCGGGCGTTCACCGCCAACGACATCATCCGCGACCCCGCGTGGCGTAAACGCGACACCGACGGTGCGCTGCGGGTCAGTGTCGAGGACGCCGAAGCACTCGGCCTGGTCGACGGTGGACGCGCCAGGATTACCACGGCCGCGGGCAGCGCCGAGGCCCGAGTGGAGATCAGTGCCACCATGCAACCCGGGCATGCCGCCCTGCCCAACGGCTACGGACTGGACTTCGTCGACACCGATGGCGCGGTGCGGGTGCCGGGCGTCGCCCCCAACGAACTGACCTCCGCCGAGTGGCGCGACGCCTACGCCGGAACCCCTTGGCACAAGCACGTTCCGGCCCGCATCGAGAATGCGCAATCCGACCTGGCCACCGCGTCGGCGTAG